From Bombina bombina isolate aBomBom1 chromosome 1, aBomBom1.pri, whole genome shotgun sequence:
ctctttaaaaatgCATGGTAGGGGGCATGTCTGTACAGCGTCCATGAAAGGACACATTCTCAAGAGCTCCACAGGATTTTTTTGTAAATTCACTGATTATTGGATTCCTGTGAAAGCATACATAGTGAAAATTACTATATACCTCTCCTTCATATAGCAAGGATCATTTTGAGACCACACTTGCTGTCTTTATGAAACTGGACATAACAGGCCTAAGCGGAGACTTACTAATAGGCAACAACCTCCTCCTGGGGACCCGGGGTTTTTGCTCACCAATAAAGCCACAAATCCCACAGCTCTTGGATTTATAAATATACACAGATCAGTTCTACCTAATTAAATAAAAGACCTTGCAGAAATGTGTGACCACGTTTCCCTAAACCGACTGGATGTGCAATACTACAAAGTAAAAAGGCTTCTACAAATATTATATGACAAGACATTACCGgcagatttttttaaataactcacaacaagtccctttaagactgctgagAACGTCGGATCCGCATGTGAGTTTCCATGCCTGACTACAGGTCACCGACAGAGCTAGAACTACCCTCTCACACACTATGGCCCTACACCTGGAAGCTGCAGAACGGTTACCCTAACATTAGGTAATTTTTCCCTACCAGGACAACTACAACAAAGCCTGGACCAACTTTTGTCTTGACACTCCCATGACACGAACATAATTGTAATAATTATTTCTAGGCTGTTATATTCATGGATGGGTCTATCAGAGGACCATTATTTCTGTATTATAGGCTACTGCAAAATGACTGTAACGTTCTCTTTATTATTGGCTTATAATGTCATAATCTAGCAGGATTGCTGGATCGTCAGGGACACTACTTTAAATCACATCAGATTGAAATGGAGTGAGCATACTTATTTATCTTTTGAAAAACCCAATACGTTGCTCACGTTTGGCGGCCGAAAATGTAAGCAATATCTTTAATTAATTTTAACTTTCAAAGGGCAAAACCACAAACTAACCAGCATAACACACATCTCCCTCATTGCAATAGCTTTAAAAAGGTTACTTCTTTTTCCTGATAAACATGTGTTCCCTTCCTACATACTTTTATTGCTTGGATCCATAGCTAGAAATCTTTTTTGTTTCACTGCTAAGTAATAATGTATTCATTACAAAAACCCAAACCCTTTTGCAACTTTCCACGCCAAACcagaataaacacaaatatattctTCATCTTTCAGGCTCCTTGCTACATACGCTTAGATATAGGCCTTGAggtgactttcactttaatttccCATCATGGAGAACATCTTAGTTAATTTGCTATATAGACATCTTTTTCCTGTTTATCTTACCAAAGGGTTTATTAAGGACTCTCCTACATTATAACACTCATAAGGTTACACATTTCTGTATGCAACCGAATCAAAAGAACCTATTTCATGCCTAGTTTAGTATTCATATATTGTTCACAACAGcataatttttataatgttattacATATGAGTAGTGAGTAACTTTTCTTTACATTATAAATGTTTAGTTACATTACTTATTAGTTCAACTTCTGTAGAATAAGATACCATATGGTTGGTGAGTAATCTTTTTTCATATTACCTCTATGATATAAAGCAATATCTTagttaaggtccaagagtggcctacttcAAAGTTTATACTGGTACTCTAAAGATGAAAAATGAGGACTGTTTCCAATGTTTATTTCTTGTTGTTAACAGGTACACACTGTTTCAATGTGCAACTTTATTTTACATTACCTGTCTGTACCTGTgacctttttttatcttttgtatgtcctaaataataataataataataataataataataataaaaaaaaaaataaaagcatggtACTATCCTGGATAcacatatgttttgtttttattcctgtTGATGTGTGTGACTGTCCACCAATATAATTGTGTTGCCCTTATCAGTcagtaaataaatgaatgaaagaaACATATTACCAATGtaataaatcacttgaaagtgaaaaAAATGGAGTAGAAAATATcacaatgtaaaaaaggaaaatatatgttaaagaataaaacattttacctcaaaatttcttcagctcactagagtaagtacGAACAGTTATCCTTCATCTACTCATTTTACTGACATCTGCAGGGTAAAAAAAAATCAGCCATCAGtactgagttcacactttgcttaacTGTGATCTCATGGAATTTCAACAAAATCTagcaaatttcatagtaaacttcctaattctgaggagagaaataaagtgactgtgcctgcacatgtaaGATGCACACTACCTTACATGTCCCAGGACAAGCATCTGGATAGGatgttaaagtccctttacaacagaatgtggctactgaggaaatgttgtggtaaaatatcttcttcTTGTACATATAGATATTcacatgatattttctagtcatctctTTACAGATATGGTGcatcacttatacacaaacacatatctaggcatatatatatatatatatatatatatatatacacacacattatagccccaTGATGCACGCTAGAAAAATGTTGCCCTTGATTGAATGCATTtatttttcacttgtaatatgcatgcaagttaGAGTGGTCGTAATATTGCTTATCGTGACTCACACTaacaatagcatgccacttgttagCTGGCCTATAGTGAAATGTAGCTCCGGAGCAGCAACTCAGTTGCACTACTGGAGGCTGGCTGAAAACatctgttaaagggccactgtaagtaaatattttctatgcctgttactaactaactaccccaaatacgctttttatcaatagcatttcattaacatacctctaccgtatatcagaaatcttgtctgcaaatttaattgttttccaaacccactccgtgggtatcctttgctctgtaccaatccgtttgcaatacctaggtttcaaaatggcgctttaaacacaaagttattggtttaagtattttgaacatgcagtgctgaaaatagtgggcaggataacgtgacatcatcggcgaataaaagatataacttttagaacgttatgaaacttcgttttggaaaaaatataggtcagtaggttttaattaatgtttattaactttaatatgttagttgtttagcttaaaaattataacagaaagtaatcctttaagccaatgacaagacaaatgtgtgtagccaccaatcaccagctagctaccagaGGATTAcaaacaaaggattacaagagaacaaagtgagATGATTCATACAGATTgtacaattttaatatattttacaatttattatcaaatctaccttgttcttttggtattatttcaTGAAACTTAGTTCACTTGtatgagagcatactaaggtagggTCTGGTGCGTTCAAGGGTCTGGAGCACTATAGGACAGATATAtttgcaatgtttgtaacaatgttatacatacagtgcataAGGCTATGTTCATGCACCTAGGTACGCTCTTAAGGAGCtaatatttaacaaaggataccaaaaataaatagataagtaaatttgaaagcaaaagtacattggatttttttaaattgtacacagaATCATTTAACAGAATCAAGAATCTTCAAAAATCTAAATAATTATAGGGTAATGTCCCAAACAGCTTACTATTAGTGCACCTCTGTGTTGTTTTATGTATTTAGCCTGTGTGATATCATGTAGTCTCTTCCACAGAGTCTCCAGACATGAAACGGTTGTCCTTCCTTCTGCTCTTTATAAACCTCTCAGTGCTGGTTCTATCTCACATTATGCTAGAAGAAAAGAAGGAAAACACTAAAAGCGGAGGTGTAATCCGGTTCCCTGAGCTGCTTCCTCCTATCTCTATAGTGGGTTAGTAAAAACTCAGGACCATTATTTGTGAATTATGAAATATGGAATCTGTTCAAACCCAGCACAGATATTTGCTTTTTCCTCTCTTTCTTCTTGCAGATTTGACAAAGACTTCAAGGAGGGTAAGCAGGATGGATGCAGAAAAGAATAAATTAGCAAAGGTAATAGATcttgtttcttatttttatttaaaaagagaatacaatttacatTGCAGCTTTGCATTAGAAATGTCTGTTTTAGAAAAATCAccaatgacattaaagggatagtaaagtaaaaaataaatgtaaatggattggatagagcccCTTTAATTAAAAACTGCACCTATTTTCCCACTTGTCTTTAAAAAGCATATAACTCACTATATGCCCTTTTGTGCCATTCAATCAAATAGGCACACAGGTACAGGTTGCATGCAAGTATTTCCCTGTTAGTGTATTTGTTGTGAGTGCTagtgatttgtttttaattgaaaTTAACCTTCTGAATCCATAACTGCATTTAAGAGTTGCATGTGCCTTTAAGGAATtagccataaaaaacaaacaaattgtatgcttacctaataaataatTTTCTTTGATGGTGAGGATGGTGATAGTCCGCAAGACTGGACATGTAGAATTGAATCCCCGCCAATAGAAGGAGTCAAAGAACCCCAAACAAAAATAGCTTTCAGCCCCTTCCACTGTActattcagtttaacgtatagccgagGAGAGGAAAGGAAACAGAAAGGTAGTAAAAACAAAGCAGGGAATACAGAGGTGAAaatacaaaactgctgccaaaaataaaattaaattggatgggatcttgtggactttcaccatcctgaaagaaaataatttatcaggtaggcatcatttttgttttctttcatatgttGGTGAGAGTACATAAGCCTTGATGTATGAGATTTAATGCCCAAGCTGTGGAGTAAACAACAAGGAAAGGGTGGGACAAGAACAAGGCAGTTTCTATTTGCCAGACACTGTggcttgaaggactttcctaccaaaacttgtttctgaagaagcaaaaacatcaaacttggaaTTTGGAAAATGTAGACcaggttgcagctttgcaaatgtgTTCCAttaaagcttcattcttgaaagcccaagaagtagaaacgaATCTAGAGGAATGAGCTAAGATGCGTTTAGGGGACGACTTTACTGCCACCAATAAGCTTTGTGAGTCAcctgttttaaccaagaagccaaagcaACTGCAGTATTTTTTTACCCTTACGAGGACCAGAATGATGAACAAATAAACTTGTTCTTTgcctgaaatatttatatatatatatatatatatatatatatatatatttgcctgaagataaaactttagaAGCCATACTACATCTAGTTTATGGAAAAGTATCTACCTAGAATTTGAAAAATCAGGGCAcgaagaagaaacaacaatctcttggtttatattttcagaagaaacaacttcaggtaaaaaaataatatttggtaCAAACCACAGCTTTGCCATTGTGGAAAATGAGGAAAGGGGATTCATTATGTCAGGGTAAAggtcaatgacataatatatatatatatatatatatatatatatatatatatatatatatatactaatgtatatacataaatgaaataatataaaaaggatgtgtgtatatatgaagccgtctattttatcagatgtgccatagaatagaaattctgatgtcaggatttaactcaaaaaccCCTACCAGAtgagagctgggtgaatacacgtttatcaggattggaaatcagcatagctttgaaaCAACACCTCCTGCTGTGTGAGCACatagacattttccaaaaggaactaactcagtgaccatgctcatttgactatatgcagagttttatgactctaagacatttggcctgcccaatttaatacagtcacttagaggaatgttggggaagtaattttgacagagaacaggataca
This genomic window contains:
- the ASIP gene encoding agouti-signaling protein: MKRLSFLLLFINLSVLVLSHIMLEEKKENTKSGGVIRFPELLPPISIVDLTKTSRRVSRMDAEKNKLAKRKLLPKKKSRPPPPSNCVPLKSSCKPPARPCCDHCAICYCHLFQTICYYKMGYPDC